One window from the genome of Syntrophobacterales bacterium encodes:
- a CDS encoding bifunctional 5,10-methylenetetrahydrofolate dehydrogenase/5,10-methenyltetrahydrofolate cyclohydrolase, which produces MAEILKGKPVADAINAELAQKAAGLKARGISPKLGIIRVGARPDDLFYEGGAKKTCAAVGMESEVFEYPEDIAQDALERAVTGVGTKKDVHGILMFFPLPKHLDGRKIRELIPVEKDVDCLTTGGAAKVFTDDPTGFAPCTPTACMEMLRHYNVPLKGKKCTVVGRSLVVGKPVAMLLLREHATVTICHSRTENLPGVCQDGEILIAAVGKAKMIKGNFVKAGQIVIDVGINADPDNPGKYCGDVDFAAAEPIVAKISPVPAGVGSVTTSVLCKHTLMACEQQNV; this is translated from the coding sequence ATGGCGGAGATTCTCAAAGGAAAACCTGTAGCAGATGCGATAAACGCGGAACTTGCCCAAAAGGCAGCCGGATTGAAGGCGCGCGGCATATCCCCCAAACTGGGGATAATCCGGGTAGGCGCGCGGCCGGACGACCTTTTTTATGAAGGCGGCGCGAAGAAGACCTGCGCTGCCGTCGGGATGGAGTCCGAGGTATTCGAATATCCGGAAGATATCGCGCAGGACGCGCTGGAAAGGGCCGTAACCGGAGTCGGCACAAAAAAGGATGTGCATGGAATCCTGATGTTTTTCCCGTTGCCGAAGCATCTTGACGGCAGAAAGATCAGGGAGCTGATCCCCGTGGAAAAGGATGTGGACTGCCTGACCACCGGCGGCGCCGCAAAGGTTTTTACCGACGATCCCACGGGATTTGCGCCCTGCACGCCGACGGCCTGCATGGAAATGCTGCGTCACTACAATGTCCCGTTGAAAGGCAAAAAATGCACCGTGGTGGGTCGATCGCTGGTCGTCGGGAAACCGGTCGCCATGCTGCTTCTGCGCGAACACGCCACCGTCACGATCTGTCACTCCCGGACCGAGAACCTGCCGGGCGTCTGCCAGGACGGCGAGATACTGATTGCCGCTGTGGGAAAGGCAAAAATGATCAAGGGCAACTTCGTCAAAGCCGGCCAGATAGTGATTGACGTGGGCATTAACGCCGATCCGGACAACCCGGGCAAGTACTGCGGCGATGTCGATTTCGCCGCGGCCGAACCGATTGTGGCCAAGATCTCCCCGGTGCCCGCCGGCGTCGGTTCCGTTACCACTTCGGTTTTGTGCAAGCACACCCTGATGGCCTGCGAGCAGCAGAACGTATAG
- a CDS encoding NAD-binding protein yields the protein MQAHPDGLRAAERIVKNLLRSVVVDRDREAVERLIADGFKVVEGDATEEETLNLPRGHPGKTTFFR from the coding sequence GTGCAAGCACACCCTGATGGCCTGCGAGCAGCAGAACGTATAGTCAAAAATCTGTTAAGGAGCGTCGTTGTCGATAGGGACCGGGAGGCAGTCGAGAGGCTCATCGCCGACGGCTTCAAGGTTGTGGAAGGGGATGCAACGGAGGAGGAGACCCTGAACCTCCCCCGGGGACATCCAGGCAAAACCACTTTTTTCCGTTGA